The Pseudoxanthomonas suwonensis sequence CGCGACCACGCCAGCGCCACCGGGCCTCCCTCGAACACCGCGTTGCACGCGTCCATCGGATCGGCGTACTCCAGGTGGGTGAACACGCGCCTTTCCTGGCGCACCACGAAGCCGGTTTCCTCGCACAGGGCCACCAGCGCGCTGCTTTCGCCGAGGCTGAAGAACAGCGGACACACCTGGCTCGCGACCTCGGCATCCACGATCGGGAACACGCTCGACCAGCCGCAGTTCTGCCGCCCGCCCCACACCGCGATCGCGACCCTTCCTTCTTCGCCGAGCACGCGTCGCATCTCGTGCATGCATTGCCTGGGGTCCGGCATGTACATCAGCCCGAGCGCGCAGATGGCGAGATCCATCCTCCCGCTCGGGATCGCCAGTGATTCGCCGTCCATTCGATGGAAAATCGCGTTGTCCACGCCGCTCCCGACGGCCTGCAACCACGCCTCCTCGAGCATCTTCCCGGAGACGTCGATGCCGATGACGCCGCCGCCACCGGGCGCTACCCGCTCGGCGGCCGCGAACGTCATCAGGCCCGTCCCGCAAGCCACGTCCAGGACGCGTTCGCCAGGGGCCGGTGCCGCCATTTCGAGCAGCTCCGCGTGTGCGCGGGACAGCTGGTGCCGCCACGACGGCTCGTACGACCCGGCCGCGCGGTCCCAACCGTATCGCTGGATCCTGCGTTGGACTTCGGCATCCATGCTTTGCGATTACTTGCGCGTGATGACGATTTCGAGGTACTCGCTGGGAACGACCAGCGAGTCCCGACGGCCGACCCCGCTCGAACTGCAATTCATCTGGTTCAGGACGCGCAGCAGATCCGCCTCGAGCTCCATCGCGCCCTCGGGCGACAGCGCCTGGAACGCCTTCTTCACCGGCCCATACCAGGTGCGGAACACGTCGATGAAATGTTCCGCCGAGCGATAGCGGAACTTGAACATCCGCGGCGTGGCCACGATCGACGTCGCGTCCTCCCCGAACAGCACCTCGAGCGTGGCCTTCGATCCCCACGCGGAGGGCGGGTTCGCGCCCGGCGGAGGCGGCAGGTGCCGCCCCAGCACCTGGAACATCCGGCCGATGAATCCATCCGGCGTCCAGTTGGCCATCGCGATCCGCCCGCCGGGACGGCATACCCGGATCATCTCGGATGCCGCCCGGGCATGATCCGGAGCGAACATGACGCCGAACGTGGAAATGACCACATCGAAACTGCCGTCGGCGAAGGGAAGCTTCTCGGCGTCGGCCTCGGTGAACTGCACCTCCAGCATTTCCGCGGACGCGCGCTGCGCGCCCATATCAAGCAGGGCCGACACGTAGTCCGTGGAGGTCACCTTGCAGCCGCGCCGGGCGGCTGCCAGCGTCGCATTGCCGTTGCCTGCCGCCACGTCGAGCACCCTCTCGTCCCAGCGCAGGTCGCAAGCCTCCGCAAGCGTCTCCCCGACGATCTGGAGCGTGGTTCCCACGACGGCATAGTTGCCACTCGACCAGGCGAGCCGCTGCTTCGATTTCAGGGCCTCGAGATCGATCTGGGAAGGGATGGGCGGCACAGCATTCATGAAAGACGGGCTCCGGCGATGTGGTCGGCACATCTTCCGGACGCGAACCGGAACAATCCTGCCGCGCCGTCCGGGATTGCTGCCCGCCCGTCCGCGGCGCCCGGGCGCCGTTCCGATTCATGGCAGACTGTCCGGAATTCCTTGCCGGGCGTCCCGACGTTGACGCACGGCACCCGCAACCTGTGAACTTCGTAGAGAATCCGCGACTTGCCTGGTCGGACTGGAGAATCAGCGGATGAGCGGAATCGATCACATCGCCAGCGTAATGTCGCGGGCAAGGAAGGTGTTCCAGCGCAGGCCGGACATCGCATTCGCGGAAGACACCACCGCGACGGCCGTCTGGTCCGGAGGTCTGAAGTCGACCGCGTCCCTCCCGGAGCGCGCGCATGTCGAGACCGACATGCCGCATGAGCTCGGCGGCGGGGGCGCCGGCGCACCCCCCGGCTGGCTGTTCCGGGCGGGCATCGCCTCGTGCGCATTGACGTCGATCGTGATGAGCGCATGCGAGAAGGGGATCGTCCTCTCCTCGATCCAGGTGAGGGTATGCAGCAAGTCGGATACGCGCGGGCTGCTGGGCATGGACGATGCTTCCGCCGTTGCCGTCTTCCCGGGCCCGCAGGAGCTGCGGATCGAAGTCGAGATCAGGGCCGACGGCGTTCCGCAGCAGGACCTGCACGCCCTCGTGCACCTCGGCCTGGAGCGCTCACCCATGCAGGCAGCCCTGCGCCAGCCGCCGCCATGCACCGTCATGGTGGATACCTCCATCGACTGATCCCGGTTCGACTATGGACGCTCTAGACGAGATCCTGAAATCCGTGCAGATATCGGGCACGTTCTTCGTCAGTGGCCGGTTCACGGCGCCGTGGTGCTACCAGTCCCCATGCGCCAGCGTCGCGGCCCCGTTCCTGGAACCGAAGGCCGAGAACGTGATCATCTTCCACCTCATCACGGAGGGCGAGTGCGTCGTCGAGATGGCAGGGCAGGAGCCCTTCGTCGCGAAGGAAGGGGAAGTGGTCATCTTCCCCAAGGGCGACGCGCATCGCATGGCTTCGGCGGCCGGGATCTGCCCGGCCAAGAGCTCCAACCTGTCGCGCCTCCTCGCGCACAAGCCGTGCCGGCTGTCGTACGGCGGCGGCGGGCCGCGCACGAGGCTGGTCTGCGGCTACCTGGCGTGCGATGCCGGCCTGGCGCGGCTGCTTCTCAGCGGCCTGCCGCCCGCGGTCCGGCTGGACATGCGGACGACGCCCGCGGGCACCTGGCTCGAATCGTCGATCAGCTATGCCTTGTCGGAAGCGAGATCGCCACGCGCGGGAGGCAGCAGCGTGATGTCGCGACTGGCCGAGGTCCTTTTCATCGAGATACTGCGCCAGTACGCGTGCACCGGCGCTGGCCGCATCGGGTGGCTTGCCGGACTTTCCGACAGGACGGTCGGCAAGGCCCTGAACGCGCTGCATGGCAATCCGTCGCGCGACTGGACGCTGGAAGAACTCGCGAGATCGATCGGATCGTCGCGCACGGTTCTGGCCGACAGGTTCCAGAAGATCATGGGCATCTCGCCCATGCTCTATCTGACGCAGTGGCGGATGCTCATCGCCGCCAACATGCTGCGGCGCACTACGGCCTCGCTGACGAACATCGCCGAAGAGGTCGGTTACCAGAACGATACCTCTTTCAGCCGCGCATTCCGGCGCGAGTACGGGGTGCCTCCCGCCGCCTGGCGCCGCTCCCTGTCGGACCGGCACAAGTCCGCCGCATAGCGGCCGGGAATGCCCGCGCGCGGCCCGCCACGCACCGGGTAAAATGCGCGCTCCACGCCCCTGCCGGACCGCGCCCATGCCTTCCTTCGACATCGTCTCCGAAGTCGACACCCACGAGCTGACCAACGCGGTCGACCAGGCCAGCCGCGAGCTGACCACCCGCTTCGACTTCAAGGGGGTGGACGCGAAGTTCGTGCGCGAGGACAGCGTCATCACCCAGTCCGCGCCCAGCGACTTCCAGCTCAAGCAGATGACCGACATCCTGCGCCAGCGCCTGACCGCGCGCGGCATCGACGCGCGCTGCCTGGAGTTCGGCGAGGTGGAGACCAACCTGGCCGGCGCGCGGCAGAAGGTCACGATCAAGCAGGGGATCGAGCGCGAGACCGCCAAGAAGATCCAGTCCGCGCTCAAGGACGCCAAGCTCAAGGTCGACAGCCAGATCGCCGGCGAGAAGCTGCGGGTCAACGGCAAGAAGCGCGACGACCTGCAGGAGGCCATCGCCCTGCTGCGCAAGGCCGACTTCGGCATCCCGCTGCAGTTCGACAACTTCCGCGACTGAGCCGCGCCGCGATGTCCGCCGACCACGACAGCCCGCTCCCCGGCGCGGACGAGGCCATTGCCGCCACCCGCCGCTGGGTGGAACGGGCGGTGATCGGCCTGAACCTGTGCCCGTTCGCCAAGGCGGTGTATGTAAAGGAGCAGGTGCGCTTCGCCTTCAGCGACGCGACCACGCCCGAACAGCTGCTCGAGCAGCTGGGCGAGGAACTGCTGCGGCTGCGCGACACCCCGGCCGAGCAGATCGACACCACGCTGCTGGTGCATCCGCACGTACTGCAGGACTTCCTCGACTACAACGATTTCCTCGACCAGGCCGACGCGCTGGTCGAGGCGCTGGAACTGGACGGCGAGCTGCAGGTGGCCAGCTTCCATCCCGATTACCAGTTCGCCGACAGCCGCCCGGATGACATCGAGAACTACAGCAACCGTGCGCCCTATCCGACCCTGCACCTGCTGCGCGAGGACAGCGTGAGCCGCGCGGTCGAGGTCTATCCGGACCCGGACTCGATCGTGGAGCGCAACTTCGCGACCCTGCGCGAGCTCGGCCACGACGGCTGGCGCCGGCTGCTCGCGGACTGAGTCGGGCGACCGGGCCGGTCGGCGCCGGCCGGCGCGGCTGCGCAGCGGGAAGGGTGCTAGGGTTGCGCGCGCCGCCTTCCCTCCCGCCAGGGGACTCCAGCATGACCGGCAAGGTTTCGCGACACGGTTCCGGCTTGGCCGCGGCACTCGTGCTGGCGGTGCTGGCCGCCTCCCCGGCCCGCGCGCAGGAGGCCTGCACGCTGCCCGCCGGCACCGAGCCGTTCGCATTCGAGTCGGGCGGCAACCGCCTGCGCGGATTCGTCGATCTTCCCGAGGGTGCGGGCCCGCATCCGGCGGTCGTGTTCGTGCACGGCGCCGGACCGACCGACGTGAGCGGGCGCGACCCCGGGTTCAATGGCTCCTACGACAGGCTGCGGGCGGTCTTCCGCCGCACCGGGATCGCCACCGTGGCCTGGACCAAGGCCGGCGACGGCTGCAGCGAGGGCGGCTATGCCGCCGACGCGGTGCTGGTGGACAGGGCCAGCGAGACGGTCGCGGCGGTGGCGGCGCTGCGGCAGCGGCAGGACATCGATCCGGAACGCATCGGCTTGTGGGCGATCAGCCAGGGTGGCTGGATCGCGCCGATGGCGGCCGTGCGCGATCCACGGATCGCGTTCCTGATCGTGGTCAGCGGCCCGGGCCGGGAGGCCGGCGCGGACACCGCGTACCACTTCTCCCAGCTGCTGCGCAGGCAGGGCGTCGGCGACGCCGAGGCGGACCAGGCCGCCGCCACGCTGCGGCGTGCCCTGGCGATCGCGGGCGCCGGCGGATCGCGCGAGGAATTCCTCGCGGCGACCGCACCGCTGGAGCGGTATCCGCTGTTCGCC is a genomic window containing:
- a CDS encoding class I SAM-dependent methyltransferase; its protein translation is MDAEVQRRIQRYGWDRAAGSYEPSWRHQLSRAHAELLEMAAPAPGERVLDVACGTGLMTFAAAERVAPGGGGVIGIDVSGKMLEEAWLQAVGSGVDNAIFHRMDGESLAIPSGRMDLAICALGLMYMPDPRQCMHEMRRVLGEEGRVAIAVWGGRQNCGWSSVFPIVDAEVASQVCPLFFSLGESSALVALCEETGFVVRQERRVFTHLEYADPMDACNAVFEGGPVALAWSRFDYVTRKRLRQQYLREIEQWRDVDRYRIPAEFALVVADKRA
- a CDS encoding class I SAM-dependent methyltransferase, which codes for MNAVPPIPSQIDLEALKSKQRLAWSSGNYAVVGTTLQIVGETLAEACDLRWDERVLDVAAGNGNATLAAARRGCKVTSTDYVSALLDMGAQRASAEMLEVQFTEADAEKLPFADGSFDVVISTFGVMFAPDHARAASEMIRVCRPGGRIAMANWTPDGFIGRMFQVLGRHLPPPPGANPPSAWGSKATLEVLFGEDATSIVATPRMFKFRYRSAEHFIDVFRTWYGPVKKAFQALSPEGAMELEADLLRVLNQMNCSSSGVGRRDSLVVPSEYLEIVITRK
- a CDS encoding OsmC family protein, whose translation is MSGIDHIASVMSRARKVFQRRPDIAFAEDTTATAVWSGGLKSTASLPERAHVETDMPHELGGGGAGAPPGWLFRAGIASCALTSIVMSACEKGIVLSSIQVRVCSKSDTRGLLGMDDASAVAVFPGPQELRIEVEIRADGVPQQDLHALVHLGLERSPMQAALRQPPPCTVMVDTSID
- a CDS encoding AraC family transcriptional regulator, with the translated sequence MDALDEILKSVQISGTFFVSGRFTAPWCYQSPCASVAAPFLEPKAENVIIFHLITEGECVVEMAGQEPFVAKEGEVVIFPKGDAHRMASAAGICPAKSSNLSRLLAHKPCRLSYGGGGPRTRLVCGYLACDAGLARLLLSGLPPAVRLDMRTTPAGTWLESSISYALSEARSPRAGGSSVMSRLAEVLFIEILRQYACTGAGRIGWLAGLSDRTVGKALNALHGNPSRDWTLEELARSIGSSRTVLADRFQKIMGISPMLYLTQWRMLIAANMLRRTTASLTNIAEEVGYQNDTSFSRAFRREYGVPPAAWRRSLSDRHKSAA
- a CDS encoding YajQ family cyclic di-GMP-binding protein translates to MPSFDIVSEVDTHELTNAVDQASRELTTRFDFKGVDAKFVREDSVITQSAPSDFQLKQMTDILRQRLTARGIDARCLEFGEVETNLAGARQKVTIKQGIERETAKKIQSALKDAKLKVDSQIAGEKLRVNGKKRDDLQEAIALLRKADFGIPLQFDNFRD
- a CDS encoding DUF1415 domain-containing protein produces the protein MSADHDSPLPGADEAIAATRRWVERAVIGLNLCPFAKAVYVKEQVRFAFSDATTPEQLLEQLGEELLRLRDTPAEQIDTTLLVHPHVLQDFLDYNDFLDQADALVEALELDGELQVASFHPDYQFADSRPDDIENYSNRAPYPTLHLLREDSVSRAVEVYPDPDSIVERNFATLRELGHDGWRRLLAD
- a CDS encoding alpha/beta hydrolase family protein; the encoded protein is MTGKVSRHGSGLAAALVLAVLAASPARAQEACTLPAGTEPFAFESGGNRLRGFVDLPEGAGPHPAVVFVHGAGPTDVSGRDPGFNGSYDRLRAVFRRTGIATVAWTKAGDGCSEGGYAADAVLVDRASETVAAVAALRQRQDIDPERIGLWAISQGGWIAPMAAVRDPRIAFLIVVSGPGREAGADTAYHFSQLLRRQGVGDAEADQAAATLRRALAIAGAGGSREEFLAATAPLERYPLFARMGIGDTAETDWLGPDHLLRADTYLAQLRQPTLAIFGDRDVMVDWRASVDAYRDAFARGGNPALTIRVFEGADHGLFPAIDRPRDREERGRTAYVDGYPELMAGWLQEHGFTGTTGATPSPVHATSRP